CCAGATTGATGGCCCCTGGCTAGACACAGTACGAGACTCCGTCCACCTTAACTGGGAGCCCTGGGTGGACATCGAGTGGCAAAGTTATGATTTGGGGGATCCTGTGCGCTGTGTTATGGCGACTGCGGCGCGGAGCCGCGCTGGCAAGGCGTCTATCATGTTAGGTCTGCTGCAGGTCTTTCAGCACCGTGCGCGTCCGGAGGAACCTGATCCGCAGTTTAGGTGGACGAGGTCTGGCCTTGCTGATTTAATGCGCGCCCGGGCGAGCTGGGACGTGGTGATCTTGGAACCTGTTATTATACATGCTGATGCGGGGGCTGCAGCGGGTCCGTTTGGGCTTCTGGCAGACGCGCGAGTGCAGCTGGTTGATGCGGATGATGGTGAACGGATTAATACATTCATGGCGCTGGAGAAGATGCCAGGTGTCACTATAGGTTCTGGCTTTGGgcaggaggagctggctACTGGCAAACAGGAGTTAGGGGATGCTGTCAAGGCAGTCTTTGGGTCAGAGGATAAGACTCCAGAACTGCGTCCGGTTGTCATGTTTCGGCTTTGTACGAGGGCGTGTATGTAGTGCTACGCAGTATGACTGGACTAAGATACAAATAGTTCTTCTCATCCCTTTCATCCAGACATGGCTCGTTATAAGCACTTCCTCTGCAGACGGCCGGACAACCCCTGAAAGCCACGCATAGCATTGTAATGAGACCGGGCTTTACCTTTGTCGGTCTTGCCACCCTTGAACTGCTGCAGCCACGGCGAGAAGCCGGCCCAGTACTGTATAAAGTTCTTGTCCGCCACCGCTGTCATCGCCATATCAATTCGTGTGTATTTCCCCCCTTCCATATCCGTTAGCTCCTCTGTCACCACCTTAGTGCTCGAATGCTTCTCGTTTTGAAGGTAGTCGTTGGCCGTATCGATGAGGTTCTCCGACATCTCACGGACCCGTTGCTCATGGATCCCCTCTGCGGCAGTCCGCGCGTTCTTCAACGTATCCCCAAGAGCTTCATCGCCGAGCTCCTTCCGGGCAGCGTTCATACGACTGTTTAGGCCATCCAGGAGATCGGCAAGAAGCGGGTTGGGCGTCGTGAAGTGTCCCGGTGGGAAGAGCTTTTTGTTGTCAACGCTGTAGATAAACGGCTTTTGGTTACCCGAACTATCTAAGGACTTTAGCCCGCGGATCTCTTTGGCGGTTTCGACCACGTCCGGGGTGAGGTCTGTTCCGACGGAAGTCTGCTGCCCGGGGGCGAGATTTTGGCCCTTCCTTTGGAGCCCGTCCATGAGCTCGTCGAAATAGCAGGACCCGTCGGGGGCAGAGCCCGTGATACCAGGGGCGAGTCTGTTATCGCGTATACCGAAGGCCTCGATATCCATCCGATATGCGTACCAGATTAATAGACTCTGCGTTGAAGAACAGAATTAGCATTCAGCCGCCCGGGGGGGTATCGCAGAGGAATGGGGATGGCCAACCTGGTACGGCCCTGCACCTGCACTGGCGGCCACATGCTGAACAATTGCGCTCAGTAACAAGATAGCCCCGAGAAGCATCTTGCAGAAGTCTTGATGTGACCAAGAACGGAAGGCCTAGAACATGGGGTGGATAGGAACGAGACTTGATTATTCAATATCTGGGAGGAGCGTCATattttccatttccaacacGCCatataaagactatatacATACTCTCCCGGATGGCCTGTATGTTCTAAGTGTAAGCGAGGGTGAATTAAAGccaagaaaacaagatgcCACTTGGGTAAGCGCCCATGCAGGGGCATAAGTTTCTCCGGGGGCTGAAGCTTTCTACATGAGACGGCGACAGGCACAATTCCCAGGGCGCAGCCAAGGGGAGCCAATCGCTAACAAGCTATATGTGCAAACCCTGTAAGATCCTGCGAGGCTTAGAAAGCTGGGCAGCCTAACAAATATTGGGCCGGATCGTTTAGGGTTAGAGGCCGAATTTACCCATTGCTCCCCTGCAGCCATACTCTGGGTCGTAGGCCGCCTCTGCCTAGAGCAACTGAGTAGGCCCCTGTGAATGGGGGAAATAAACAGGATGTTCAAATTATCATGCAGTATTTGGACCTGAATTGGGGGCCAAATGTAACCTTCTAGATACGCTGTTTGTGTTGGCCACTGCTGCACTTCTCATTGGATTTAGGGCAAATTCGACGGAGGGCTGGGAATAGTACACCGTACATCCGTGTCCAAAAGGGCGACACAATCCTAGTACTTGAAAATGAAGTGGTATTCTAGTGTCAATTTCGCTTCGAGGCACTGCCCGCCTCCATCGGACAAACCCAGGAGGCGTTGTGTATCAAAAAAAGCGAATTGTGTAGAGTACGTCCTGGTGCAATCTCCAGCTCGTATAAGATATAACGGCCCCACGCACATCTAATTTGCCTCTGTAGTTCAGTCACCTACCGACACTCCCTTGGTCTTGAGTCATTTCAGACAGGATGAGTGACGTTTGTAAATACATTCAAGTCGAGGCCGACGACGGCTGCTGGGCACTGGCGGACCGCTGTGGCATCTCCGAGGACGACCTTGTGAAGTATAATCCTGGGGATGGCTTCTGTGACAACCTCATTCTTGATCAATACGTCTGTTGTTCAGAGGGTGATCTGCCAGACTTTTCGCCCAGgcctgatgatgatggcaacTGCTACGTCTACGTTGTTCAGAAGGACGACAACTGCGCTGATATCGCCAAGGCAAACAAGATCAATGACTGggagaagatcgaagacTGGAATACACTTACAtggggctggatgggatgcGGTTCGCTACCGGAAAAGGCCAACATCTGTCTCAGTGAGGGTGATCCGCCATTTCCAGCCACagttgatgctgctgtttgCGGTCCTCAGGTTTgtccttctcctcatccGTTGCTTGGCAACATCTGACTCTTCATAGAAAAGTGACACCAAAAAGCCAGACAAAGGCAGTGTCTGGGACTGGGCCGACCTGAACCCATGCCCCCTCAACGCCTGTTGCGATGTCTGGGGCCAATGCGGTATCACGCCGGAATTCTGCACCAATTCCACGGAGGACGGCGGGTGAGAACCCCCTTTCACGAGAATGCAACATTAAACTAATACTTTGCAGAGCCCCAGGCACGGCCAAAAATGGCACTAACGGCTGCATATCTAACTGTGGCACCGAGATCAAGAGTACATCCACCCGCCCCGGTAGGCCGATGCGCATCGGCTACTTCGAGGCGTGGAATCTTGACCGGCCCTGTGCCAATATGGACATTTCCAAGATGACGGATGGTGACATTTATACGCATATCCATTGGGCCTTCGGCAATATCACAGACAGCTGGGAGGTGGACGTCAGCGGTCTACAGGAACAGTTTGACGGGCTGaaagagcttgaagatatccagaaGATTCTGAGCTTTGGTGGTTGGGGGTTCTCAACTGAGCCCTATACGCACAATATTTTTCGGGAGGGCGTCAAGGATGGCAATCGTCAGATTCTTGCTGCCAATGTTGCCAAGTTCGTTAACGATAATGACCTGGACGGGGTGGACTTTGACTGGGAATATCCTGGTGTAAGTTCTTCACATTGCAAATCTAGCATTAGATGTGGCTGATTCTCTTCCCAGGCGCAAGATATTCCAGGCATTCAACCAGATAGCCCTGACTCAGGCAAGAACTATGCCGCATTCCTGAAGCTTGTTCGGGAGGCGTTGGATGAAGACAGGACCATGTCGATGGCTCTTCCGGCATCTTACTGGTACCTCAAGGGCTTTGACCCTCTGACCCAGTACGATGAGTACATGGATTATTATGTCTACATGACCTACGACCTTCACGGCCAGTGGGACTGGAACAACACATACGTCAAGTAAGCTATCCACATCACTCGTGAACGTCTACTTAGGCTTACACGATGCTCCAGCCCCGGTTGTCCGCTCGGGGATTGCCTCCGCAGCCATGTAAACAAGACTGAGACAGAGTACGCCCTGTCGATGGTGACCAAGGCTGGACTGCCGTCTATCAAGATCGTTCCTGGTCTCGCCCTCTACGGGCGCAGTTTCGAGATGACAGACCCAGACTGCAAAGGGCCGGAGTGCAAATTTACTGGGAAGGAGTCTGGTGCCACCAAGGGTTCCTGCACCAATACGTACGtccgctccagctccggaGATGAATCTCAGTCCTTCTAACAACCCCTTATAGTGCCGGATACATTTCGAATCTCGAGATTTACAGCCTGATTAACCAAGCGAGCAacatcgacgacgaggaagacccTGTCAGCATTGAGCAGtacgaggacgagggcgacaTCTTAGTACGTGTTATATGACAATCCTCTAACTGACACAGATCTAACGGGGAACTGCAGatctacaacaacaaccagtGGGTGTCCTGGCTCACCCCCGAAAGCTACAGTGCCCGCCAACAATGGTACGACGAGCTGCACTTCGGCGGCAGCGTCGACTGGGCCAGCGACCTCAACAGGACATACGGCAACAACGGCACAGGTGACCAAGAGGATACAGACGACGGATGGGGGAACCTTGAGCCCTGTCCACAGATTGTCTTCCCATATCTTGAAGGACTCCAGACAGGCATCGACAACGGCATCCCCGACTACTGCATCCCGGAGATGACACTCGACACGCTTACCTGGATGCTCGACGTGGCGTACGGAAACTATACCGATGTGAACAACGGCTACGACGAGATGTTTGACTACTACGTCAAGTACATCGAGAAGATCATCCCCTCCGTGCTCAACAACGCATTCATGCTCAACATGAGCACCACAGACACGAACCAGCTGGTCCCCGACGACGGTTACGGCATGCAATACTTCGACTGCCGATTCCCTGAGCAAGACGACTGGGTCTCCTGCGCCAAGTGGGACGATAACCTTGACGCGCTCTGGCGATACCTCGACGCCACTGATCTCAAGCTccgcgacgaagatggcttCGACAAAGCCCTCGCCACTGCTGGTCTGATGCGCGACTGGATCGACTTCGGCGAGTGGTCCATCACGCGTCGCAATCTTGCTGTTCGGCCGCCGGAGTCGACCACGCTCAGCTTCACGGGTTGGCCTATAAGGAATGAGTCCATGGTCGTTAGTAACCCCAAGGATATTGTTACAAAGGGTTTACCGGATATTCCAACTTTGAGGGAAGAAATGCAGGCGACCAGGCTGGAGATCATGGCCGGGCTCTGGATTGGTGGTGATCcaggcgctgctgctgtggcgTATACGCCCCCTGTGCTGATGCTGGAGCAGGCTGTTGACAGCATGAAGCAGGCTAAGGAGCtcggcgagaaggaggaagaggaagaagaagaggaggagcggaaGCGTATGGAGAACATCATCTTGCTTGTGATAGGGGTCGTGTTGATGTTTGTGCCGGTGGTTGGCACTGAGGTGGCAGCTGGACTGGGCTTTGCGAACGTGGCTCGGGTTATTGCCATCGCGGGGGAACTAGGCAATGCGGCTATGGCTACGTATGACACGGTCAATGACCCAGCCTCGGCGGTTGTTAATATGCTGGGCATGTTGTTCGGGGCAGGCAGTATTGCGAAGGTGGCGCGCGACGCAAAGGGACTTACGAAGGTTGCGGACTGGAGAAGGGGCATGAAGACAGGCGAGATCTCCTCCATGGGCAAGATCTTCCAGGATGGCGATAGTAAGGTACAAGCCATCGTTGGGAAGATGTGCAAGCTGTGACCTCCCCAGAATTAGACGGTCTAAGGATCAACTTGCACGTTGTTATATTATTCTTGAGCCACAACTGCACACGTACTGGATACATGGCATTAGGCCAACCAGGTTGATAAATGTCTATTATATCCAGCTCGAAGTCAAACATCATTCTATCTGAACTGTAGCCTCCTAAGGCTTTGAATGATAGCCAGACATGTTGGTTGTAATCATCAGGTCTAGCTCTCCGCTGCCAGGAAAGAGAGTCTTTTATATACCCATTTCCAATGACTATTTCCCCGAACAAGCTGGCTGTTCTCCATCGAGGCTCGCAAGATCCGCCCCTGTTTGGGCCTAGCGCTATGAACTCAATCGCTGGCATCCGATTGGTCAACTATTCTTCAGAATCATTGTTGTGGAGACATCGAGTCTGCCAATCGGCGGAATACTTTTTGAACGAGATGCTGCGAGCTGGACCCTTGTCTGTTGCCTCCAGAGCCAAAGAAGCTAGTAATATATGAACCACATATTATATGGCAGGTGTCTGTTAAGTACGATGACCAAGTAACTACTGCTGTGAACACGATCACTCTATTTTCTCAGGACAGTAGATTAGAAGGGTATACTGAATATGATAGCGGGGAACACTGGCAGCCGTGAGATCAATAGTTTCATGAGGGTATCAATTGGTAGATGTCTATTAAAAGCAAATATCTAGCACCCCGGTGGAGCCATTCCCGTGGTTGAGATAATCCCAAACAAACTCCTTGCAGGAACCGATGTAGAGTCGTCAGTCATTATCAGGTGTTTGGGTGGCTTATCACCACGAAGACAACTGGGACGCCTGGGAAACAAATTCGGCCAGGTTTGGCTTCAATTCCCCAGGCTCGGGTTTCCATGTCTCCGACATTTTCGGCGGCCGGTTGCCATATCCTTCGCCCAGAGCTAAAAAGTGTCCTTTGATTGACAGCTCCTCCCGAGACAGGCTGAcaatcatcttcctcctttcaTCAGTGGGATCCCGGAGCTGCCCATGGTGGGGAAACAAAGCTTCCCAGGATATCTCCCCCGCGCCTTGCTCTTGCTTATCTGACTTTTGCGAGATAGCTGCCACTATATCTAGCATGCAATAGTGGGTAACCATTGAAGAAACTTCATCCTGTAGCCCAACGCGGCCGGGAGACAGCACATCGGGAAACGGTGGATGGCTGAATGAGATGTCATAAAAGGTACCAAGCGGCGGGATCACGGGACTGGTCCGAAGTCGAACCTGGAACGAGCTCTGTGTATCAACCAGCGTTCCCGAAAACGTTGACTCGAACGGAGCCAGGAACACCCTAGCCAGTGCTTCAACCTTTGGCACTTGGATGCTGGGTTGCAATGTGCCGATCGACGAAAATTGGGTCGCGTGGAATTCACACTTGATGCCGGCTGATTCAAGTACATCGCGCAGATCATCCATGAATGACTTCAGCCATTCTAGGTGGGATTTATGCTGTAGGTATGCCATGATTGGCCGGAGGATGTGATATTCAGGAACAGGTCGACGCTTAGGAGTCAATGCAGGTGGCGGTTGGGTCCTTCGCCGAAGGTTTTGGCGGTGCGCGTAGGCCAGGAGAATGCGAATGGAGTGCGCAACTGCATCTGCAAAGACATCTTGCTCGCCAGAAGCAGCCACCTCCGGGTCATGGTCCTGATCCCAGTCAACCAGATCCAATAATATCTCTTGCTCTCCAGATACAGGGACCTCCACCAGGTTCTGTCGTGTTGTTACCCCTTGGTTGCCTAATACTCTAGCTTCGCGCATCATTTCGTAGaaaagctcctcctcaaatACTGTATCGCGGGCTTGTAAGATCCGGCTTTCAATCGACTCGGCTCCCTCTGGCGGTCGGCACACTTTCGAGCAGCCAACGACGCGATTGCCCTGTTTCACCCTCACGCGTACTCCTTTCGCTTTTCCAGGTATCAACCCTTTGTCCAAAAACAAGCTTCCGTCGTCGGTCCTTCGTAAAGCGGCGAGCCCTCGGTCGCGGAAAATAGGCGTAGCTGTCAATGTCAGTGGGGAGCCGGCGCGCAAACAGAGTAATCTTACCCTCCAAAAATCCATATTGTACCGCGAGAGCCTGCCCCTCTCTTGGCAGTCTGCAGACCTTCCATCCCTTCTCTTTGACAGCTAATACCTCATCCCAGTACTTGGTCTCCGAGTTGATCTCTGTTTCCAGTCTCGAGCCGGCGTTCAAAAGCTTGTTTGCGGCTGAACTGAAGTTCTGCAACCGCCATCCCCTTGATACGGACTTGATGTCTTTGAGGGTGGAATCTGGTCTCGGGGGTGGGTTAATGACCTCGGCGCTCAGAGTCCCAAGCGGTATGGCGCCCTTTAAGAACTGGGACATGGACATTTCAGCCTGACGGGCATTGTGTTTAGAAAGCAACAGAGAGATGAAATCTAAGGCAAAGGCGGTTTCCATGTGAGCCTGTCTACAAAGCATAAGCATGTCACCGCGATTGAATGGGCGAACGCGCAGCTTACAGAGCGAAATTGATAATCTCAGCACGGCGTTTGTACAGCTGGTCCTTCTGCTCTGAGGCATCCAAATCTATTGCATCCTTGTCGCCagcatcgtcttcttcccatGGATCCTTATTTTTATCCTCCTCGATCCTCTCCCGTAGCTTCGTCTCGTTGAGCTCGCGGAACGACCCCCATTGCGTGTTGA
This is a stretch of genomic DNA from Aspergillus puulaauensis MK2 DNA, chromosome 8, nearly complete sequence. It encodes these proteins:
- a CDS encoding 2EXR domain-containing protein (COG:S;~EggNog:ENOG410PRYR), encoding MPKSENTFHLFPRLPTELRLAIWRLCLPHRRVMELDVQSDDLIWEECPCSKNWQISWTNRAPPLITLVCHESRAVAFETGRPQQLPDPTNPDTEAFSNYQIDGPWLDTVRDSVHLNWEPWVDIEWQSYDLGDPVRCVMATAARSRAGKASIMLGLLQVFQHRARPEEPDPQFRWTRSGLADLMRARASWDVVILEPVIIHADAGAAAGPFGLLADARVQLVDADDGERINTFMALEKMPGVTIGSGFGQEELATGKQELGDAVKAVFGSEDKTPELRPVVMFRLCTRACM
- a CDS encoding uncharacterized protein (SECRETED:SignalP(1-18)), whose protein sequence is MLLGAILLLSAIVQHVAASAGAGPYQSLLIWYAYRMDIEAFGIRDNRLAPGITGSAPDGSCYFDELMDGLQRKGQNLAPGQQTSVGTDLTPDVVETAKEIRGLKSLDSSGNQKPFIYSVDNKKLFPPGHFTTPNPLLADLLDGLNSRMNAARKELGDEALGDTLKNARTAAEGIHEQRVREMSENLIDTANDYLQNEKHSSTKVVTEELTDMEGGKYTRIDMAMTAVADKNFIQYWAGFSPWLQQFKGGKTDKGKARSHYNAMRGFQGLSGRLQRKCL
- a CDS encoding uncharacterized protein (CAZy:GH18;~COG:G;~EggNog:ENOG410PH38;~InterPro:IPR036861,IPR011583,IPR029070,IPR001223, IPR017853,IPR018392,IPR001579,IPR036779;~PFAM:PF00704,PF01476;~TransMembrane:1 (o863-889i);~go_function: GO:0004553 - hydrolase activity, hydrolyzing O-glycosyl compounds [Evidence IEA];~go_function: GO:0008061 - chitin binding [Evidence IEA];~go_process: GO:0005975 - carbohydrate metabolic process [Evidence IEA]) encodes the protein MSDVCKYIQVEADDGCWALADRCGISEDDLVKYNPGDGFCDNLILDQYVCCSEGDLPDFSPRPDDDGNCYVYVVQKDDNCADIAKANKINDWEKIEDWNTLTWGWMGCGSLPEKANICLSEGDPPFPATVDAAVCGPQKSDTKKPDKGSVWDWADLNPCPLNACCDVWGQCGITPEFCTNSTEDGGAPGTAKNGTNGCISNCGTEIKSTSTRPGRPMRIGYFEAWNLDRPCANMDISKMTDGDIYTHIHWAFGNITDSWEVDVSGLQEQFDGLKELEDIQKILSFGGWGFSTEPYTHNIFREGVKDGNRQILAANVAKFVNDNDLDGVDFDWEYPGAQDIPGIQPDSPDSGKNYAAFLKLVREALDEDRTMSMALPASYWYLKGFDPLTQYDEYMDYYVYMTYDLHGQWDWNNTYVNPGCPLGDCLRSHVNKTETEYALSMVTKAGLPSIKIVPGLALYGRSFEMTDPDCKGPECKFTGKESGATKGSCTNTAGYISNLEIYSLINQASNIDDEEDPVSIEQYEDEGDILIYNNNQWVSWLTPESYSARQQWYDELHFGGSVDWASDLNRTYGNNGTGDQEDTDDGWGNLEPCPQIVFPYLEGLQTGIDNGIPDYCIPEMTLDTLTWMLDVAYGNYTDVNNGYDEMFDYYVKYIEKIIPSVLNNAFMLNMSTTDTNQLVPDDGYGMQYFDCRFPEQDDWVSCAKWDDNLDALWRYLDATDLKLRDEDGFDKALATAGLMRDWIDFGEWSITRRNLAVRPPESTTLSFTGWPIRNESMVVSNPKDIVTKGLPDIPTLREEMQATRLEIMAGLWIGGDPGAAAVAYTPPVLMLEQAVDSMKQAKELGEKEEEEEEEEERKRMENIILLVIGVVLMFVPVVGTEVAAGLGFANVARVIAIAGELGNAAMATYDTVNDPASAVVNMLGMLFGAGSIAKVARDAKGLTKVADWRRGMKTGEISSMGKIFQDGDSKVQAIVGKMCKL
- the SRB4 gene encoding mediator of RNA polymerase II transcription subunit 17 (COG:K;~EggNog:ENOG410PK46;~InterPro:IPR019313;~PFAM:PF10156;~go_component: GO:0016592 - mediator complex [Evidence IEA];~go_function: GO:0003712 - transcription coregulator activity [Evidence IEA];~go_process: GO:0006357 - regulation of transcription by RNA polymerase II [Evidence IEA]) → MVNCRGDHVELITCPNCGPSSSCRSGSSDPFQFKHPSLDSWGHSLQSGSRTIMSDSFSLPLRPIIEKRDRQDSLPRDIAQINTQWGSFRELNETKLRERIEEDKNKDPWEEDDAGDKDAIDLDASEQKDQLYKRRAEIINFALQAHMETAFALDFISLLLSKHNARQAEMSMSQFLKGAIPLGTLSAEVINPPPRPDSTLKDIKSVSRGWRLQNFSSAANKLLNAGSRLETEINSETKYWDEVLAVKEKGWKVCRLPREGQALAVQYGFLEATPIFRDRGLAALRRTDDGSLFLDKGLIPGKAKGVRVRVKQGNRVVGCSKVCRPPEGAESIESRILQARDTVFEEELFYEMMREARVLGNQGVTTRQNLVEVPVSGEQEILLDLVDWDQDHDPEVAASGEQDVFADAVAHSIRILLAYAHRQNLRRRTQPPPALTPKRRPVPEYHILRPIMAYLQHKSHLEWLKSFMDDLRDVLESAGIKCEFHATQFSSIGTLQPSIQVPKVEALARVFLAPFESTFSGTLVDTQSSFQVRLRTSPVIPPLGTFYDISFSHPPFPDVLSPGRVGLQDEVSSMVTHYCMLDIVAAISQKSDKQEQGAGEISWEALFPHHGQLRDPTDERRKMIVSLSREELSIKGHFLALGEGYGNRPPKMSETWKPEPGELKPNLAEFVSQASQLSSW